The Populus alba chromosome 6, ASM523922v2, whole genome shotgun sequence genomic interval AAGTTGAGAAAAGCTGTGGATTTTCTCAAGGAAAGGAGGGTGCAGGAGGAATACCTCAGACGACCGATCAGGATTCGGGATGAACCAGACTTTGGAATGCCCATGACAGACCCTTTCTTTTGTATTCATCACAAGGAGGGAATAGCTTTTGATGTATTGTTTTTAGTGAATGCTGTCATGCATAAAGGCATATTCAATCAGCATCAATTATCAAATGACTTCTTTGACTTATTGAGAAATCAACCTACTGAAGTCAATGTGGCTGCACTGAAGCACATTTATCCTTGCAGACGTCCAGTGTTTGATGCTTATAAGAAGCTGAAAGTTGCTCAAGAATGGTTGCTGAAGAAcccaaaactttttaaaaatcagaaaaaattgGATGATATTGCAGAAATTAGAAGGTTGGTCATCACTCCAACTAAAGCTTACTGCCTTCCACCTGAAGTTGAACTCTCGAATAGGGTTTTGAGGAAATACAAGGATGTTGCTGATCGGTTTCTCAGAGTTACCTTCATGGATGAGGGCTTGCAGACAATGAACTCAAATGCTCTAAACTATTTTGCTGCTCCTATTGTCAGAGCCATCACTTCTTATTCCTTCCCTCAGAAAACAAGAATCTTCAAAAGAGTGAGGAGCATTTTGACTGAAGGGTTTTATTTATGTGGTCGGAGATACTCCTTTTTGGCTTTCTCATCCAATCAATTGAGGGACCGTTCTGCTTGGTTTTTTGCAGAAGACAGAAACATAAATGTGATGACTATTAAAAGTTGGATGGGAAAGTTCACCAATAAGAACATTGCAAAGTGTGCTGCAAGAATGGGTCAGTGTTTCTCCTCGACTTATGCAACTATAGAAGTTCCACCAGAGGAGGTTAATTCTGATCTTCCTGATATTAAGAGGAATGGCTATGATTTCTCTGATGGCATTGGCATGATCACTCCAGATCTTGCCAGGGAAGTTGCAGAGAAACTTAAATTTGATTTCGATCCCCCCTCTGCTTACCAAATCAGATATGCTGGTTGCAAAGGAGTCGTGGCTTGTTGGCCAGAGCAAGGTGATGGCATCCGCCTATCTCTGAGGTCGAGTATGAACAAGTTCCAATCAAACCATACTATTTTGGAAATCTGCTCTTGGACTAGGTTTCAACCTGGTTTCTTAAACAGGCAGATAATTACATTGCTATCAGCTCTCAACGTTTCTGATGCAGTATTCTGGAAGATGCAGGAACTTATGGTCTCCAAGCTAAATCAAATGCTTGTGGACTCGGATGTTGCATTTGATGTCCTCACCGCATCATGTGCTGAGCAAGGGAATGTTGCTGCTATAATGTTGAGTGCAGGTTTCAAGCCTCAGAAGGAACCTCATTTGCGAGGCATGCTAACTTGTGTAAGAGCTGCACAGCTTTGGGGCCTCAGAGAAAAGGCTCGAATTTTTGTTCCATCTGGGAGATGGTTGATGGGCTGCTTGGACGAGCTAGGGGTGCTTGAACAAGGTCAGTGCTTTATCCAAGTCTCCAACTCATATTTGGAAAACTGTTTTGTGAAGCATGGTTCAAAGTTTAGTGAGACCAAGAAAAATCTTCAAGTCGTCAAAGGGACTGTGGTAATAGCTAAGAATCCTTGTCTTCATCCTGGAGATATAAGGATTCTGGAAGCGGTTGATGCCCCAGGACTTCATCACTTGTATGATTGCCTTGTCTTCCCCCAGAAAGGTGAAAGGCCCCATGCAAATGAAGCTTCTGGAAGTGACCTTGATGGGGACCTCTACTTTGTCACTTGGGATGAAAACCTTATTCCTCCTAGTAAGAGGAGCTGGATACCCATGCAGTATGATGCTGCAGAAGCTAAACAGCTTACTCGCCCTGTCAATCATCAGGTAGCTATGTGCTTTATTCAAATTTCCTCTCTGAAGTTTGTGGAATATTGTGGTGCTCGTTATGATATCTGAAAAACTTTGTTAATCCTGTTACCCTTGAGAAACACTTTCCTCACCTCCTTTGTAAATTGACATGTGGCTCTTGAAAACCTTAATGTCAGTTTTAACATTCGCGAACATTCTTGAATGCCTTTTCTTCCATTTCCTCTTTTAATCCAGGATATGTGAATGCAGTTCTCAAGTTTAATATATCATCTAACTTTCTGAATTACAAGTGTTCTAACTGCACCTTAGATGGCACCACACCAATCATTTTTACATTTCTTTCTTAATCAATTGCATGCACCAATCATCAGGGGCCATTGGTTCATGTAATGTTTGAAGTTTTGGGCATTATAGCAGTGCAGGTTCGGATTTTAATAGCAATTACTCCGTGGAAGAATGTTGAATGATGGAACTTTCCAAACTGTCTTTCCGTGGATAGGCATGGGATAACTGGGTATcagcctttttcttttttaaaaaaaaaacagaaaaaaaagagcatttGCTGCATAATTCTACTATATTGTTGAACTGGAATATTAGATATGAGGGGAAAAGCATGCCTTAAAGAAGGGTATATATTTTCTGTTGTGTCCACAAAGTTCTATTGGATTACTTAATGTATTAACTGTAGTATACACTTTCTCAATTGTAGttcattttattaattctaCACTTGGGGGATAAACCACATAGAATTACATGTTTGCCACCGAGTAAATTACTAATGATTGTATGTTTGGCACACAGGACATTGTAGAATTCTTTGCAAAAAACATGGCGAACGAGAATTTAGGGGCAATTTGCAATGCACATGTAGTTCGTGCTGATTTGAGTGAGTATGGTGCTTTGGATGAGAAATGCCTAACTCTAGCAGAGTTAGCGGCCACAGCTGTTGATTTTCCCAAGACCGGGAAAATTGTTTCCATGCCTTC includes:
- the LOC118050284 gene encoding RNA-dependent RNA polymerase 6, with translation METEGSAKETVVTQVSLGGFDIHVTAKDLLEYLEREIGLVWRCRLKTSWTPPESYPNFEITDITKIRRTEDYRRVEPHAFVHFALPQSATWAIDAADRCELFLNNKGLKASLGPENPFTLNQRRRKTTPFKLSDVGLEIGTLVSHDEFFVGWRGPPTGVDFLVDPFDGTCRFCFSRDTAFSFKSTAEHAVIKCDFKVEFLVRDINEIKQYTETSCLVLLLQLASAPWVWYRTADDDIEVSVPFDLLDDDDPWIRTTDFTASGAIGRCHSYRVSIRPRHGPKLRKAVDFLKERRVQEEYLRRPIRIRDEPDFGMPMTDPFFCIHHKEGIAFDVLFLVNAVMHKGIFNQHQLSNDFFDLLRNQPTEVNVAALKHIYPCRRPVFDAYKKLKVAQEWLLKNPKLFKNQKKLDDIAEIRRLVITPTKAYCLPPEVELSNRVLRKYKDVADRFLRVTFMDEGLQTMNSNALNYFAAPIVRAITSYSFPQKTRIFKRVRSILTEGFYLCGRRYSFLAFSSNQLRDRSAWFFAEDRNINVMTIKSWMGKFTNKNIAKCAARMGQCFSSTYATIEVPPEEVNSDLPDIKRNGYDFSDGIGMITPDLAREVAEKLKFDFDPPSAYQIRYAGCKGVVACWPEQGDGIRLSLRSSMNKFQSNHTILEICSWTRFQPGFLNRQIITLLSALNVSDAVFWKMQELMVSKLNQMLVDSDVAFDVLTASCAEQGNVAAIMLSAGFKPQKEPHLRGMLTCVRAAQLWGLREKARIFVPSGRWLMGCLDELGVLEQGQCFIQVSNSYLENCFVKHGSKFSETKKNLQVVKGTVVIAKNPCLHPGDIRILEAVDAPGLHHLYDCLVFPQKGERPHANEASGSDLDGDLYFVTWDENLIPPSKRSWIPMQYDAAEAKQLTRPVNHQDIVEFFAKNMANENLGAICNAHVVRADLSEYGALDEKCLTLAELAATAVDFPKTGKIVSMPSDLKPKIYPDFMGKEEHQSYKSKKILGRLYRQIKDAYDDDDVAASSERNFVPAADIPYDLDLEVLGATDYISDAWDRKCSYDGQLNGLLAQYKVKREEEVVTGHVWSMPKGSSRKQGDLKERLKHSYNCLKREFRQVFEKMDLDLGQLDDDIKNMLYERKASAWYQVTYHPHWIQKSLELQDSDGAGISVMLSFAWIAADYLARIKIRHSRIGNADSAKPVNSLAKYLADRI